The Candidatus Binatia bacterium DNA segment CGGCGCGGTCGTGGTGAATCAAGACTTGAATATTCTCGTATGGAATCATCGGGCCGAGGACCTCTGGGGCTTAAGAACCGACGAAGTGACCGGGCAGTCGCTGCTGAATCTGGAGATCGGGCTCCCGATCGATAAGTTGCGGGGGGCCATCCGCCCGTGCTTGAACGGCGACGCCGATCACAACGAGACGGTTCTGGACGCGATCAACCGGCGCGGCAAGTCGATCAGATGCCGCGTCACCTGCACTCCTCTGATGAGCGCCGGCAAGCAGCGGCAGGGGGTTATCATACTGATGGAACAGGAAGAAATGAGGTAAAGGCGATGGCGGGCCATGACATTGTAGTCATCGGCGGCCACGGCCTCAGCGCCGAGGGCTTGCTGGCGGCGCAAGCGGAGCGACAAAATCGGCGGGTCTCTGGATACGGAATAACGATTAGTTTAACGATCCAGAAAACGCGAAAGGGCACGTAATCTTTTCGGCTGAACATTAATGTCAACGCGGAGCAGAGAAGCCCAGTTGCTGGAGCAGATCCGGGCGGCGCGCGACCGGTTCGATAATTTGTACCAGCGATCCGGAATCAAGCCTGCCGATGAAACGCTCCTGAACGAATCGCTGCAAGAGCTATCCAACGCGCACGAGGAACTTCGCGTGGCGATGGAAGAGCTCCGGTGGCAAAACGATCAGTTGATCGCCACGCGCGCCTTATCGGAAGAGCAGCGCCGCCACTACCGCGAGCTGTTCGAGTTCGCGCCGGACGGCTACCTCGTCACCGACACCGCCGGCACCATCCAGGAAGCTAGTCAAAAGGCAGCCGAGCTTCTCGGCGTGCGCCAGCATTTCCTCATGGGCAAGCCGATGGTGATCTTTATTCCCGAAACGGAGCACCAGGCTTTCCACGAACTGCTGACTCGACTGGAAAAGGGCGCGGAAATACCACGCTGGGAGATGCAGATGCAGCCGCGCGACGGATCGGCCTTCCCCGCCGCCGTGAGCGTTTCCGTAATTCGCCAGAGCCAAGCGAGCGGCTGGCGCCCGATCGGGCTCCGCTGGCTGGTGCGCGACATTTCCGAGCAAAAGAAAGTCGACGAGCAGATTCAAAGCCAGCTTAGGCGTATCACGACGATACGCGATATCAACCTGGCCGTAACGTCGACCTTGGATCTGCGCACCGTCTTGGACCTTTTGCTGGAGAAGCTCGACCGTTATTTTCCGTATCCGACTGCGACTACGATCCGGCTGTTCGATACGGATACCGGCCAACTGGATCCTTTGTACTGTCGCAATCTCGACGCGACGGAATGGAAGGAAAATGGACCGCGTCCGCTCCCTCCCCGGCTTGAAGAACCCATGAGAACCAAGAAGGCCTTCGTCGTTCACAACGTCCAGACCGATCCGCTCTCCCGCCGGCCCGACTTTTACCGCAAGAACGGGTTGGTCTCCTATCTGGCCATTCCGCTGATTCTTACAGGAGAGATCATAGGATTCCTGTCCCTGTATACCAAGGAAGAACACCAATTCAGCGAGGAGGAGATCGAGTTTCTTTCTTCCGTTGCGGTTCAAGCCACGATGGCCATTCACAATTCCCGGCTGTACGAGCAGGTCAAAGTCCAGGCGGCCGAGTTGCAAAAGGCCCATGACAAACTGGAAGAGCGGGTGCGCGATCGAACATTTGAACTCGCATCAACCAACGAGATGCTCACGGCCGAAATCAACGAGCGCAGGCGGGTGGAAGAAAAACTGCGCGAGAGCGAGCGCCGTTTGAGCGAGCTGGCCAAGCAATTGGAGCAGCAGCTCATCGCCTCGGACCGGCTGGTCTCGGTCGGCGAACTGGCGGCCTCGGTCGCGCATGAGTTCAATAATCCTTTGCAGATCATTTTGGGCTACGCCCAGGAGCTGCTCGAAGAAGCGAAGCCGTCCGAGCCGAACCACGAGCCGTTGAAAATCATCGAGACCGAAACCCGGCGCTGCCGGGAGATCATCCGCAACCTGCTGGATTTCGCCCGGCCGGTGGACGCCGAGCGGGTCCTTGCCCCGGTCGAGTCGATCGTTCAGAGCGGCCTCCGATTGGTTTACCATTATCTGCAGATGTGCAAAGTGAAGCTGGAGATCGACATCAAGCCTAACCTGCCGCCGATCTACGCCGACTCGCAACAGCTCCAGCAGGTACTGATGAATCTGGCTTTCAACGCCGCTGAGGCCATGCCCGGCGGCGGGAAACTGACGATCCGCGCGCTAAAGTCGCAGGGCCGGGAAAATTTGGCCCCCGAGCTGATCATTACCGTGTCGGACACCGGCATGGGCATCGCCAGCGATAACCTGGTGAACATCTTCCGCCCTTTCTTTACCACCAAGAAAAAAAAGGGTATGGGATTAGGACTCGCCATCTGCGAGCGCATCATGGAAGCCCACGGCGGCAGAATTTTCGTGGAGAGCGACCCGGGAAAAGGAACATCCTTCCATCTGCATTTCCCGCTGAGGGAGTCGAGGGAGTATGGGCGAGCGTCTTGAGCGAATCCTCATCGTGGACGACGAAGAGCACGTCTGCGCCCTTTTCAAAAGGGTCATGGAAAAAGAGGGCCATGACGCCGTGTGCGCCTCTTCCGGCGAGGAAGGCCTGCAGCAGCTGGAGACCGAATGGTTCGACCTCGTGATCTCGGACCTGAAGATGCCGGGGATGGGCGGGCTGGAGTTTTTAAAGCAGGGCAAGACCTTGAGTCCGGCGTTGCCGTTTGTCATGCTGACGGCTTTTGGCGCGGTGGATTCGGCGGTCGCCGCGATGAAGGAAGGGGCTTACGATTATCTCCAGAAACCCGTGGACACCGAAGAGCTTAAGCTGGTGGTAGAAAAAGCGCTCGAGCTGCACCGGCTGACGCGCGAGGTGGAGCACCTGCGCAGCCAGCTCGATCTCGATCTCGACTTCGGACAGATCGTCGGCCAGAGCAAAGCGATGCGCGCCGTCTTTCGCCTGATGAAGATGGTGGCCGAGAGCAACGCCACGATCCTCATTCAAGGGGAATCGGGCACGGGAAAAGAGCTGATCGCGCGCGCCCTGCACCAGCACAGTCCGAGAAAGAAACGGCCGTTCGTCGCCGTGAATTGCGCTTCGGTGCCGGAGAGTCTGCTGGAGAGCGAGCTGTTCGGTTACGTCCGCGGCGCATTTACCGGGGCAAACCACAACAAGAAGGGACTCTTCGAGGAGGCGCACGAAGGCACGCTGCTCTTGGACGAGATCGGAGACACTCCGATGGCCTTTCAATCCAACCTGCTGCGGGTGCTCCAGGAAAACGAGATCCGCCCGGTGGGGAGCAATAAGAGCGTCAAAGTGGACGTGCGCGTCATCGTCGCGACCAACAAGGATCTCAAGAAAGAAATGGAGCGGGACGCGTTCCGCCGGGACCTGTTTTACCGTTTAAGCGTCGTGCCGCTCGTCATTCCGCCGCTCAGAAACCGTAAAGAGGACATACCGCTTCTCGCCGCCCACTTCATCAAAAAGTACTGCAAGGCCCACGGCATCGAGCCGAAGACCGTCTCGCCCAACGCCCTCAGAGTCTTGCTCGACCATCCTTGGCCCGGCAACGTGCGCGAGCTGGAGAATGTGATCCAGCGCGCCGTGCTGATCAATCCGGGACGAGAGATCGGTCCCGAGTCCCTCTTTCCTGCATCGACGGCAACGGATGAAGCGTCGCCGGCGCTCTCCCTGCTCGATACCGCGAAAGGCGCCAAGGAAGTCGTCGAGCGGGAAAAAATCGCCGAGGCGCTGCAAAAGGCCAGCGGCAACCGCTCCTACGCCGCCAAGCTCCTGGGCATCAGCCGTTCCGCGCTCTACAACAAGTTGAAGCAGTTGCGGCCGATGCAGTGACTTCGGCCAGACCGAAATATTCACGCGAAAAAGGGCAGTGACTCACTTTGCCCCGTCCACGGTTCGAAGGGCTCACCACGAACGGGCATGACACTTAGACAGGTCAGTCCGACACGGAATCGGAAGCCTCGAGCGAGATAAGAACGCCAACGACTGTCAGCTCGGGCGCTGAGTTATGCAGATAGTGAAAGTCCTTGGTCCGCGCCGTTCCATTCTTCACTGGAGTTGCTTTGCCCTCCTGCTCTCAATGGCTATACTCCTGCGCGTGATGGGCTTCCAGGGGTACGTTGACTCAGATCCACGTGCCTATGCAATTTTGGCTGACGACTTGACACGCGGGATCATGCATGTGTCGGAAGACGACTGGACGGCCGTATTTCCTCTTCGCTTTGGCGTTTATGGACCGACAGCTATCTTCATCAAGACGTTTGGTCTTTCTGAGCTGACCATCACGGCTTATCCGTTTCTTGTCAGTATCGCTGGTTGCCTACTCGGATATATTGTGGCGCGCTGGCTGTTCGGCCCTCTTGCCGGCTTGATCGCTATCGCGATCCTGGCCGTGCTGCCGGTCGATGTCTCGATGGCTTCGATGCTCTACCCCGACGCCATTGCAGCGCTTTGGGCAAATGTTGGAGTAGCGCTCCTCTTTCTAGGGCTAACCAGAGATCGTCTGGACCGATCGGCGGCCTATTTGACCCTTGCCGGCATTAGCGTCGGCCTCTCATGGCTGACCAAGGAGGCTGTAGCGTATCTCGCTCCGTTCGTGGGGATTTACATTTTACACCTCCGCCGAAACCTTCCGCTCAGGGCGCGAGCAGCCTCTCTGCTGTTTGTCGGCCTGGGTTCGCTTTTCGTGCTCTCCGCCGAGGTTTTATTCTATAAGGCGTTTGCAGGGGATCCGCTGTTTCATTTTCACGAGCTGGAACGGAATTACGAGCAGAACTATACGTGGTTCTTTCACCAGTCCTCTCCTTATTTCGGTTGGAAGAGCGGAGGTTATGCTGACGCATTGGTCAACCGGCTCTTCGTAGCCGGCCCGGCGCAGCTCCTGACCACTTTTAGCGCCCTCCCAATCTTCGCCTTGCTCGCTGTGGCTTGGGGTGCGGCATGCCGGGATCACAGATTCACCATACCGGGGACATGGTTTGTTAGCCTTTTGTTACTGTTTAACTTCGCGTCTTCCTCGCTCAAGCGTTATCTTCCCCTGCCACTGGTCGAAGAACGCTATCTCTATCCCCTGCTTTTACCAGCACTGCTTCTCGTGAGCGGCCTTTTCGCTGCTCTGTTGGCGTCTGGCGCTGAACCCGGTATCCGTACGAAGCGGAGAATCTGGGGATGGGCTGTCATCGCGGCGTATTTTGTAACGGCTCTATACGGATTGCCGGAGATGCTCACATCGAAACCGGAGCGTGTTGCGCGCTCGGTGGCGGCGAAAGTGACTGCAACAGACACGGTCTATACGGATTACCGCACGGCGCGGAGCTTGGTTTTTTTTCGGATGGGGTTGTTGAAACCATCCACGGACACGACGATTCCATACGAAAATGTAAGCCTCGAAGATCTGGCAGTAGGCAGCTATGTGCTCGTTGATAACAAAAAGATCGCCTTTCTGGAAAGATCATACAAATACCAGCCACCCGGGTTTGCCAGTGCTCCTCCCGCGACATGGCAGAAGGTTTGGACCAACAGAAATGCCACTTTGTTTCATATTAAATTTAAACGGATCACGGTAAATCCGAAACAGATGGGTGGCGTGCCCTGTATTCGAGGCTTGCGGATACCAGTGGCAACTGTTGTGGGAATGGTGGCGGACGGTATGACGGAAGCGGAAATCCTTAAGGCATATCCAGACCTAGAACGTGAGGACATCCGCGAAGCTTTGCAATTTGCCGCCGAGGCTGTGCGCGAGCGTGAACTCCCACTGGTCAATGGCCGGTGAAGTTTCTTGTGGATAATTCTTTATCGCAGCTTGTCGCCGAAGGCTTGCGCAAGGCGGGCTATGATGCAGTGCATGTCCGCAAGTACGCGCTGCAAAAGGCGGACGATGAAATAATCTTTGAACGAGCCGCCCTTGAAGATCGGGCCGTGATCGGCCGGGGAATACCGACTTTGGCACATTACTCGCCACGAGGCAGGAAAAGAAACCCTCGGTGCTTCTTTTTCGCCGCAGCTCGCAGCGAAGACCCGAAGCTCAGGTAGCATTGCTTCTTGCAAACTTGCCCAGTGTTGCTTCACTCATAGAGCAAGGAAGCATAATCGTTTTTGAAGAAGGGCGCGTTCGCACCCGCCTCTTCCCCATAGGTGTTGGATCCTAACAGGTCACAAATCCTACTGTCCATCTTCCTAGACACTCTGTCCACGTCCATAAACAAATCTCCGCCTTCAAAATTCCTTCCAGTTTCGTAACCTACCGATAAACCAAACGTCACGCCGAATTTATCCGGCGGCATCACAATTGCGACGTATGTTAACCGGACACACGTCGCAACAAATGAACTCTTCCAATTCCAACAGACGCTGCGGCATCGTTCTCGCGGGCGGAAGAGGCCTCCGTCTAAGACCGTTTATTCATCAACTCAAGGGCAGCACGCTGCCTAAGCAGTACGTCAATTTTATCGGCGCGCGCTCGATGCTGGAGCACACTTTCGACCGCGCCGAGCGTCTGATATCCCGCGAGCGTCTGCTCACGGCGATCACGCGCGATCATCTAAACTATCGCGAAGCCGAGGAGCAGCTCTCAGAACGGCCCGCGGGGAGCGTTATCGTCCAACCCGAAGACCGGGATACCGGCCTGAGCGTTCTTCTTCCTCTGATGCATTTATACAAACGCCACACCGGCGCCACCGTCGCGGTCTTTCCCTCCGATCATTTCATTCTAGAAGAAGACGTTTTCATGGCGCACGTCGGGATGGCTTTCTATCTCGTCGAAAGCGACCCTTCCCGCCTGGTCGTGCTGGGATTGGAGCCCGACGCGCCGGAGCCCGAATACGGCTACATTCTACCCGATGGCGAGGCGCGAGGGTCGGCCCCTTCAGGTATCTGCGGTATTCGCCTGTTCATGGAGGATTTGGATCCCGTGGCGGCGCAGGCGCTGATTGAGCGTGGCGGCTTGTGGAATACGATGACGCTGGTTTTCAAGCCCGACACCGTCCTCGATCTGGTGCGCGCTTTTTTCCCGCGGCTCTACGGCCTGCTCCAAGACGTCCAAAAAGCGATCGGCACGCGCAAAGAACGGTCGGTTGTCGAGGACGCTTACCGACGCATGGAGCCGATGGATTTCGAAAAAGGAATTTTACAGACGTTTCTGCTGCTGCGTTCTTCTCGACTGTCCGTGCTCCCTGTTTCGGAGGTTTTCTGGAGCGACTGGAAATCCGAGCGCACCGTCGTCGACGCCCTCAGACAAACCGGTTATCTGAACCGCCTGCATGGAGTCGCGGACGGCAGGATTTCCGCCAACAGCTAAAGGAGAGCCCATGGAAGAAGCTTATTTTTTGCCGGCCGACGCATCGCTTCCGGCGCAGTATTGGGACACCGTCGCGAGGAAGGACCAGTTGGAGCCGGAGAAGAAACTCCTGCTTGCGGTGCTGGAAAACGCCATCCGGACCTACCGGCAGTATGCTTTTACGCCGAGCCGTCTCCTCCACGAGGTGGAGAATTGGCTTTTCTCCGAAGAAAAGGACCACCCGTTCTCCTTTGAAACCATCTGCGACGCGTTGGGCTTGAACGCCGAGTGTGTGCGCAGGGGGATTTTACGCTCGCAGTCGAAGCGCAGGGTGCAGCAGGCCTCTCCGCTTGTCGTGAAGAAGAAGCGGCACTTGATGGCCGCGAACGTGCGAAAAGACAAAGCCAGGGAGCGACAGTACGCCGCGCTGTGATCGACATGGTATATTCGGCGACCGAGACTTGTTGCAAATGCGGTAAGGAAATCTTCCTGAAAAACGTCACCAGCTACAAAGTCCTGGAAAATTTCCGACTCATCTGCGCAGATTGCGCCATAGCAGACGGATTGATCAATCCCCCTGAAACCGATTAAAGCGGCCTCGGGCGCGGGCAATAAGCAACCGCGGCGGTAGGGACCTTACTCGGTATTCTACCGTTGCGGTAACAGAATTAGGCCGGTCAAAAAAGTCCCAGAGACGAGAAGGCGCGCGAGAAATCGCCGAGCGCAGGCGTACTTTTTCCAGTACGTCGCATAGCTCGCCACTGGCGAGCGTCAAGATTGTTTGCGGTTGAGCGCAACAATCAAAACGCCTGCCACTGGCAGGCTATGGTATATGGGCTTTTGTGCCCGGCCTATTTTTTCGACCGACGCGGTACATCGACCTGCGGAAAGATGCAGAGCGGATAAACTTCCTGGCGATATTCGGTTGAATTGGGCGCGGCGCCCTCCGTGGTATAGACCGTCCGGCCGTCCGCAAGCTTCCAGGTGCCGGCGCGCTGGGCCGTCAATCTCTCTTCGCGCTCGCGCTCGAGCAGCATCTGCAGCGTCTCTTCGCTGACGCCGGCCTTCTTGAGGGCGAGAATCTCGTCCACCGTGAGCGAATATGCCGGCGCAGCGAGTCCAAGCAGAGCCGGCAGTCCCAAAATCAACATGCGCGCGAATATGAACTTCATGTACCCTTCCTGCGGCCTATGCCTCTTGGAGTTTTTCTATGCTCGCCTGTAAGTTCTGAAACGCTTTTAACATGTCCGTCGTCGTGACGATTCCGCAAACCTTTACCTTCTCCTCCAGCACCGGCAGGCAATTGATTCGGTGGCTCAGAATCTCGCCGATGGCGGCGGAAAGCGGGGTCTCGGGCCGAACCGCCACCGCTTTGGTCGTCATCACTTCCCCCACCGTGGTGTTTTGCCAGTCAGGTTTCCGCGCCAAGATCCTGAGCAGGTCGCGGTCGGAGATGACGCCGGCGAGCCGTCCATCCGGGTGCACGACCAGGAAATGGCGAAAAGGCCGGTTGGCCATCAGTCCGATCGCTTCTCGGAACGTGTCCTGCGGAGACATCGTTACAATTTCCCTCGTCATGATGTCTCCGACCGAGATCGGCGACAGGCAAGCCTGCATCCTTAGCAGGGCTGAAGCATCAGAGCTGTCTTGAAGTTCTTCTTTGACAACCATGGAGAAGCCTCGCGAAAAAAATTTGTCTTCTTAGCGCTCCGCCGTCTCCACGTCTCCGCCGAGATAATAGCGGACCTCCACCCGCCGGTTCGCCCCCCGCCCCTCCACATCGGAGTTCGGCAACACGGGACGGAACGCGGCATAGCCCTGGACGGACAGCCGAACGGGATCGATTCCTTTTTCGATCAGATGGCGTGCCACGCCGCTGGCGCGCGCGGCCGAGAGCTCCCAGTTTGTCGGATACTCGCGCGTGGCGATGGGCCGGTCGTCGGTGTGTCCGACGATCTCCAGTTTAAGCTCCGGCCGGCTTTCCATGGTGGCCACGACTTCCTGAAGAACGGGAAAAACCTCCCGGCGCAAATCCGCAATGCCGGGAGCGAACGAGATCGTCACGGCCTCCGGCAACTCCACCTCCGGAACCGCCTCTTCGGGTTCGGCCTTGGGCTCGACCTCGGCCGCGGTCGCCGCCGGAGGCGCCGCGACTTCGGTCTGGGCCCGGCGGCGATCGGTTACGTACAAAACAATAAAGAAGCAGAGCAGAAGCAGGCTCAAATCGCTCAGCGTGATCAGCCAGCCCACGTCATCGCGGGGAGAGCCTATCTGCCTCGCAAACTCTGATGGCGATTCATGCGCGGGAAGAGCAAAGGCGGCGCGCGCCGGATTTGCTGGAGAACGCCCGGCAAGGGACGGCGAAGCCAAGGCCATGCGATTCTACCTCTGCCACGAAAGGACGCGACGGCTCCAGGACTTTTCTCCGCGCCGCTGGTCGCCGGCGGGTGCGAAAAAAGCGTTCAGCTTGCGCTCGACCGCCGTCGGGGCGGCGCCGCGCGCGAGCGAGACCGTCCATTCCAGCAAGGCGCGCATCACGGCTTTTCTCTCCTGCTCTACGGAATAGAGCTTGGCCGCGAGCGGCAGCGCGACGACATTGGCGAGCAGCGCTCCGTATAAAGTGGTCATGAGGGCGAGGGCGAAGGAAGAGGTGAGCGCCGCGGGGTCTGATCCCGACATCTGGCGCAAGAGCAGGACCAGGCCGATCAGCGTGCCGATCAGGCCGAAGGCCGGCAAGAGCTTCGCCATCGTGAGAAATATCTGCTGCGCCGCTTCATAGCGGGCGGCAAAAGCGGCGATCGCGCTCTCCAGTTGCTCGCGAATATTTTCCTCGCCTTCGATATCGATCAGCATGCCGGCGCCGCGCCTGAGAAAAGGATCGGCGATGTTCTCTTCCTGGCCTTCGAGCCCTCTCGATCCCTTGAGGCGATAGAGGCGCGTCAACCGCCGGAGCTCGTCGACGAGCTTCTCGCGGCCTTGCGGCTTCTCGGTCCAAAGGCGCCAGACGAGCGCCGCGGCGTCGCGAATGCGGCTCCACGAAAACGTCAGGAACGTTACGGCCAGCGTGCCCCCTACGGTGATCAGCAGCGACGATACGTCGAAAAATTCCCGCCATGCCTCGCCGCCGGCAAAGAAGCCCACCGCGGCAAGCACCGCCAGGCAAATGAATCGAACCATTTTTTTATCAATCCTCGAGAAGAACCAGATCCCGCTCGCTGAGACTCAGCACCGGCTCGCCGTCGTCGTCGTGCCACAGGCCGAGCTCGTCCGCGTCGAATCTGACCACAAAGCGGGTTCCTTTCCTGTGCTTGACTTGTTTGATCGTCCCAAACCGGTCCGGCATCCACCTGTGGATGCTCGCGACTCTGACGCGGTCCCCAATTTGTAAGTGGCGAGCCATCTTGCCTCCTCCTAGATGATGCCGGCGTGAGAACGCCGCTCGTTTTCCTGAGAAACCCGCGCGCGCTCGGACGCCACGGCGCCTTCCCATCCGCCGTAAAGCGTGCGCAAGAGTGAAATGACGACGTCGAGGGAATTGGCGTCGTTGTGCATGTTGGCGCGCGCGAGTTGCTCCAGCATAAAGACGTAAAGGTCCCTTAGACTCTGCGCCACGTCACCGCCGATATCGAAGTCGAGGCTGGCGAGCAGCTCGGAGACGATAGCGTGGGTCTGGGACAGCTGACGCCCTTTCTCTACGAGGTCGCCGCGTTCGATGGCGCTCTTCGCTTCCTCCAGCAGCTCGATGGCCGCATTATAGAGCACCAGCAGGATCGCGCCTTTATCGCCGATATCGATCCCTTCCGTACGGCGCTGTTCTTTTATTAGCTTGGCGGCATTCATGATTTTCCTCCTTCTATTTAAAAGCATCGGACTATCGACCGCCCCCGCCGAGCAGCGTGAGCGCCAAAGACGGCAACTGGTTCGCTTGGGCGAGAACCGACGTGCCCGTCTGGACCAGGATCTGGCCTCGCACCATTTCGGAAGTCTCTTGCGCCACATCCACATCCTGGATGCGCGACCTTGCGGCCGTGAGGTTCTCGATCGTGATCGTCTGGTTGCGCGAGCGGGACTCCAGCCCGTTCTGCGCGGCGCCGAGAACGGATCGGCTTTGGTTCAAGTTCGTGATCACCGTATCCAGCGTGGCTATGGCCGCAAGCGCATTGCTGGCCGACGTCAGGATGATCTGGTTGGCGCCGCTGGTCAGATCCACGTTGCTGCTCGTGAAAGAGCTGGCCGCGAGCGAATAGAGGGTCACGGCGATCTGGTCGGTCGCCGCCACCGTATACGATACCGTGCCTACTCCCACCTGGAACACGATCGTATTGCCGGCGCTGTTGTTCAACAGAGTAACGCCGTTGAACTGCGTCGAAGTGGCGATGCCGCTGATCTCCTGGATCAACCGGTCGGCGGCGACCTGAAGCGTCGCGCGATCGGCCGTAGAGAGCGTGCCGTTGGCCGATTGGATGGCAAGCTCGCGGAGTCGGACGAGAATATTGGCGACTTCGTTGTAGGCGCCTTCGGCCACCTGGATCAGGCTGATCCCGTCCATCGTATTGCGGGCCGCCTGAGAGAGAGATCGGATCTGCCCCGTCATCCGGAGGGCAATGCCCATGCCCGCTGCGTCATCCGAAGCGCGATTGATGCGCAGCCCGGAAGCCAGGCGCTCCATCGACCGGCTGAGCGCCTCGTTGGCGTTGGTAAGATTCCTTTGCGTCTGTAATGAAGCCAGGTTCGTGTTGATGATAATCGGCATAGAGTCTCTCCGGGCTTATGCCGCCGTTGGCTGTTTTTCCCGGCCGAGAACGAGTTGAATGCCGTGGATCAGCTCGGATTGCTTGAAGGGCTTGATGATATAGTAGTCGGCG contains these protein-coding regions:
- a CDS encoding ATP-binding protein, translated to MSTRSREAQLLEQIRAARDRFDNLYQRSGIKPADETLLNESLQELSNAHEELRVAMEELRWQNDQLIATRALSEEQRRHYRELFEFAPDGYLVTDTAGTIQEASQKAAELLGVRQHFLMGKPMVIFIPETEHQAFHELLTRLEKGAEIPRWEMQMQPRDGSAFPAAVSVSVIRQSQASGWRPIGLRWLVRDISEQKKVDEQIQSQLRRITTIRDINLAVTSTLDLRTVLDLLLEKLDRYFPYPTATTIRLFDTDTGQLDPLYCRNLDATEWKENGPRPLPPRLEEPMRTKKAFVVHNVQTDPLSRRPDFYRKNGLVSYLAIPLILTGEIIGFLSLYTKEEHQFSEEEIEFLSSVAVQATMAIHNSRLYEQVKVQAAELQKAHDKLEERVRDRTFELASTNEMLTAEINERRRVEEKLRESERRLSELAKQLEQQLIASDRLVSVGELAASVAHEFNNPLQIILGYAQELLEEAKPSEPNHEPLKIIETETRRCREIIRNLLDFARPVDAERVLAPVESIVQSGLRLVYHYLQMCKVKLEIDIKPNLPPIYADSQQLQQVLMNLAFNAAEAMPGGGKLTIRALKSQGRENLAPELIITVSDTGMGIASDNLVNIFRPFFTTKKKKGMGLGLAICERIMEAHGGRIFVESDPGKGTSFHLHFPLRESREYGRAS
- a CDS encoding sigma-54 dependent transcriptional regulator, which codes for MGERLERILIVDDEEHVCALFKRVMEKEGHDAVCASSGEEGLQQLETEWFDLVISDLKMPGMGGLEFLKQGKTLSPALPFVMLTAFGAVDSAVAAMKEGAYDYLQKPVDTEELKLVVEKALELHRLTREVEHLRSQLDLDLDFGQIVGQSKAMRAVFRLMKMVAESNATILIQGESGTGKELIARALHQHSPRKKRPFVAVNCASVPESLLESELFGYVRGAFTGANHNKKGLFEEAHEGTLLLDEIGDTPMAFQSNLLRVLQENEIRPVGSNKSVKVDVRVIVATNKDLKKEMERDAFRRDLFYRLSVVPLVIPPLRNRKEDIPLLAAHFIKKYCKAHGIEPKTVSPNALRVLLDHPWPGNVRELENVIQRAVLINPGREIGPESLFPASTATDEASPALSLLDTAKGAKEVVEREKIAEALQKASGNRSYAAKLLGISRSALYNKLKQLRPMQ
- a CDS encoding DUF433 domain-containing protein, producing the protein MATVVGMVADGMTEAEILKAYPDLEREDIREALQFAAEAVRERELPLVNGR
- a CDS encoding DUF5615 family PIN-like protein, with the translated sequence MDNSLSQLVAEGLRKAGYDAVHVRKYALQKADDEIIFERAALEDRAVIGRGIPTLAHYSPRGRKRNPRCFFFAAARSEDPKLR
- a CDS encoding sugar phosphate nucleotidyltransferase; this translates as MNSSNSNRRCGIVLAGGRGLRLRPFIHQLKGSTLPKQYVNFIGARSMLEHTFDRAERLISRERLLTAITRDHLNYREAEEQLSERPAGSVIVQPEDRDTGLSVLLPLMHLYKRHTGATVAVFPSDHFILEEDVFMAHVGMAFYLVESDPSRLVVLGLEPDAPEPEYGYILPDGEARGSAPSGICGIRLFMEDLDPVAAQALIERGGLWNTMTLVFKPDTVLDLVRAFFPRLYGLLQDVQKAIGTRKERSVVEDAYRRMEPMDFEKGILQTFLLLRSSRLSVLPVSEVFWSDWKSERTVVDALRQTGYLNRLHGVADGRISANS
- a CDS encoding CBS domain-containing protein — translated: MTREIVTMSPQDTFREAIGLMANRPFRHFLVVHPDGRLAGVISDRDLLRILARKPDWQNTTVGEVMTTKAVAVRPETPLSAAIGEILSHRINCLPVLEEKVKVCGIVTTTDMLKAFQNLQASIEKLQEA
- a CDS encoding OmpA family protein, giving the protein MGWLITLSDLSLLLLCFFIVLYVTDRRRAQTEVAAPPAATAAEVEPKAEPEEAVPEVELPEAVTISFAPGIADLRREVFPVLQEVVATMESRPELKLEIVGHTDDRPIATREYPTNWELSAARASGVARHLIEKGIDPVRLSVQGYAAFRPVLPNSDVEGRGANRRVEVRYYLGGDVETAER
- a CDS encoding MotA/TolQ/ExbB proton channel family protein produces the protein MVRFICLAVLAAVGFFAGGEAWREFFDVSSLLITVGGTLAVTFLTFSWSRIRDAAALVWRLWTEKPQGREKLVDELRRLTRLYRLKGSRGLEGQEENIADPFLRRGAGMLIDIEGEENIREQLESAIAAFAARYEAAQQIFLTMAKLLPAFGLIGTLIGLVLLLRQMSGSDPAALTSSFALALMTTLYGALLANVVALPLAAKLYSVEQERKAVMRALLEWTVSLARGAAPTAVERKLNAFFAPAGDQRRGEKSWSRRVLSWQR
- the fliS gene encoding flagellar export chaperone FliS, with amino-acid sequence MNAAKLIKEQRRTEGIDIGDKGAILLVLYNAAIELLEEAKSAIERGDLVEKGRQLSQTHAIVSELLASLDFDIGGDVAQSLRDLYVFMLEQLARANMHNDANSLDVVISLLRTLYGGWEGAVASERARVSQENERRSHAGII
- a CDS encoding flagellin, with the protein product MPIIINTNLASLQTQRNLTNANEALSRSMERLASGLRINRASDDAAGMGIALRMTGQIRSLSQAARNTMDGISLIQVAEGAYNEVANILVRLRELAIQSANGTLSTADRATLQVAADRLIQEISGIATSTQFNGVTLLNNSAGNTIVFQVGVGTVSYTVAATDQIAVTLYSLAASSFTSSNVDLTSGANQIILTSASNALAAIATLDTVITNLNQSRSVLGAAQNGLESRSRNQTITIENLTAARSRIQDVDVAQETSEMVRGQILVQTGTSVLAQANQLPSLALTLLGGGGR